In Methanococcus maripaludis, a single window of DNA contains:
- the wecC gene encoding UDP-N-acetyl-D-mannosamine dehydrogenase, producing the protein MEKHGNYDIKKICVIGLGYIGLPTASMLANHGYEVVGVDVNEKRVNHIKNGELKIEEPGLLTLVKGAINSKNLNVQTSAEEADAFIICVPTPALENEDGSKKCDLTYVMSAVQAIIPFLKDGNLIVVESTIPPETTKKIYETINKKIYVAHCPERVLPGKILKELVENDRIIGGINKKSAEMAKEIYKSFVEGKIYITDSNTAEMVKLMENTYRDINIALANEFAKICDEIGVNVWDAIKIANKHPRVNILNPGPGVGGHCISIDPWFIVEKTNNAKFIRAARELNDNMPAYVCKSVLSELNKLGIEKPKISIFGATYKGNVEDTRESPSKNVIKMLLENGATVSTFDPHADCFEYPLSTLDECISGSDCIVVLTDHDAFKNIKKDDIDEICPKLKNKIVFDTKNILEHNLWKKAGFKVKLLGNGAW; encoded by the coding sequence ATGGAGAAACATGGCAATTATGATATTAAAAAGATCTGTGTTATAGGACTGGGCTATATTGGACTTCCCACAGCTTCGATGCTTGCAAATCATGGATACGAAGTTGTTGGTGTTGATGTCAACGAAAAACGAGTAAACCATATCAAAAACGGCGAATTAAAAATTGAAGAACCTGGACTTTTAACACTCGTAAAAGGTGCAATAAATTCAAAGAACTTAAATGTTCAAACTTCTGCAGAAGAAGCAGATGCATTTATCATTTGTGTCCCGACACCGGCACTTGAAAATGAAGATGGATCTAAAAAATGCGACTTGACTTATGTAATGAGTGCAGTTCAGGCCATTATTCCATTTTTAAAAGATGGAAACTTAATAGTAGTTGAAAGTACAATTCCACCGGAAACCACTAAAAAAATTTACGAAACCATTAATAAGAAAATATATGTTGCCCACTGCCCTGAAAGAGTTCTTCCCGGAAAAATTTTAAAAGAACTCGTTGAAAACGACCGTATTATTGGCGGAATAAATAAAAAATCTGCGGAAATGGCAAAAGAAATTTACAAATCATTTGTAGAAGGAAAAATATATATTACCGATTCAAATACTGCGGAAATGGTAAAATTAATGGAAAATACCTACAGGGATATAAATATTGCACTTGCAAATGAATTTGCAAAGATTTGCGATGAAATAGGAGTTAATGTATGGGATGCAATAAAAATTGCAAACAAACACCCTCGTGTAAACATATTAAATCCAGGACCTGGGGTTGGAGGCCACTGTATAAGCATTGACCCGTGGTTTATCGTTGAAAAAACAAATAATGCAAAATTTATACGTGCTGCAAGAGAATTAAACGACAATATGCCTGCTTACGTTTGTAAATCCGTGCTATCAGAATTGAATAAACTTGGAATTGAAAAACCAAAAATATCAATATTTGGTGCAACTTATAAAGGAAACGTGGAAGATACACGAGAAAGTCCTTCCAAAAATGTTATTAAAATGCTTTTAGAAAATGGTGCAACAGTTTCCACATTTGATCCACATGCAGACTGTTTTGAATACCCATTAAGTACGTTAGATGAATGTATTTCAGGTTCAGACTGTATAGTAGTCTTAACTGATCATGACGCATTCAAAAACATTAAAAAAGACGATATTGACGAAATATGTCCAAAACTTAAAAACAAAATCGTGTTCGATACGAAAAATATACTCGAGCATAATTTATGGAAAAAAGCAGGTTTTAAGGTTAAATTACTTGGTAATGGGGCATGGTGA
- the wecB gene encoding non-hydrolyzing UDP-N-acetylglucosamine 2-epimerase → MVKIGVILGTRPEIIKMSPIIRELKNKNFFLIHTNQHYSENMDKVFFEELNLPKPDYNLNIGSGNHGDQTGRMLIEIEKVLLNEKPDFVLVQGDTNTVLAGALAASKLSIKIGHVEAGLRSFDRKMPEETNRVLTDHISELLFAPTETAAKNILNEGISSEKIHVVGNTVVDATLQNLEIAEKNENICKFLSEITENKKYFLLTLHRAENTDNFEILSKLVDSINEVSKKYEKNIIFPIHPRTYKKLSEFGLIDKIKDNSLIKIIEPVGYLEFLILEKNAELIITDSGGLQEEACILNIPCVTLRENTERPETLYVNSNILAGSDPENILNCIEKMIKSNRHWNNPFGDGNSGKLIVNIVLGGKKN, encoded by the coding sequence ATGGTAAAAATAGGGGTAATTCTTGGGACTAGGCCTGAAATAATTAAAATGTCCCCGATAATTCGGGAACTAAAAAATAAAAATTTTTTTTTGATTCATACAAATCAGCATTATTCTGAAAATATGGATAAGGTCTTTTTTGAAGAACTAAATCTTCCAAAACCAGATTATAATCTAAATATCGGTTCTGGCAACCATGGAGACCAGACTGGAAGAATGTTAATTGAAATTGAAAAGGTTCTTTTAAATGAAAAACCTGATTTTGTACTTGTTCAGGGCGATACTAACACAGTTTTAGCAGGAGCTCTTGCTGCATCAAAATTAAGCATAAAAATTGGGCATGTTGAAGCAGGCCTTCGAAGTTTCGATAGAAAAATGCCTGAAGAAACAAACCGGGTTCTTACAGACCATATTTCAGAACTTTTATTTGCTCCGACAGAAACTGCTGCAAAAAATATTTTAAATGAAGGAATTTCTAGCGAAAAAATACATGTTGTTGGAAACACCGTTGTTGATGCAACTCTTCAAAACTTGGAAATTGCGGAAAAAAATGAAAATATTTGTAAATTTTTATCAGAAATAACAGAAAATAAAAAATATTTTTTATTAACGCTCCATAGGGCTGAAAACACCGATAACTTCGAAATTTTATCTAAACTCGTAGATTCTATAAATGAAGTATCTAAAAAATATGAAAAAAACATTATTTTTCCAATTCATCCGAGAACATATAAAAAATTAAGTGAATTTGGTTTAATCGACAAAATCAAAGACAATTCACTAATAAAAATCATTGAACCTGTAGGCTACCTCGAATTTTTAATTTTAGAAAAAAATGCCGAACTTATAATAACGGACAGCGGTGGACTTCAAGAAGAGGCCTGTATTTTGAATATACCTTGCGTAACACTACGGGAGAATACCGAAAGACCCGAAACACTTTACGTCAATTCAAATATTTTAGCAGGCAGTGATCCAGAAAACATTTTAAATTGTATTGAAAAAATGATAAAATCAAATAGACACTGGAATAATCCATTTGGAGATGGAAATTCTGGAAAACTTATTGTTAATATTGTTTTGGGTGGAAAAAAGAATTAA